A stretch of Triticum aestivum cultivar Chinese Spring chromosome 1D, IWGSC CS RefSeq v2.1, whole genome shotgun sequence DNA encodes these proteins:
- the LOC123180430 gene encoding mediator of DNA damage checkpoint protein 1 isoform X2, producing the protein MDGGETQVVDDGGTPPLGSPVSSGATTQSGGEEDDNGLRLGSPVSSGDTTQSGGEDDGGGGGVLYGETQPLDNDEETEAIDDEFEGEGEERMSDDTQVVEDSEDDAGGVAGQTQAVEEEEGDGGSTEDEAGDGDRTQLIEECEVEDGGSGETELVEECQEEERVNDSSDDEAAVQRGTTQLVDECQEEERVNDSSDDDAADQRGMTQLVEDSDKEMGDDGDDELSQGTQVQSDDESLPNNETVVKDYAEDSVDSDASTEEEGDTVRSLERGKRHDLTNGTVLRTEISHEKDGSKSKGRCSTAKKLFTDTTNEENEIKSRCFAGLSYLGSQEPGELSQANALDFVEGLISINGGISSQEPTPKKLEKAKPPVSIKMGTLLLAEKVDRHRSSRGKAEVFAWVDSREDDGGGDFFRKNKDILLQQSAGRGKSNIPRPKKCSTKIAPPDKKIIEGCKRRTKSKPCEKTETLPSSDSRLLKSEVKSKKASGKRTKKNLLKDLDDHLSTAKPIKRQLEKVSVDLHDVGQDTQMAIEAIEALAQSSPAENLSAEVEPPMKRDLRVVSKVEKSNPKSDPPRKRTSSVQEGVTTRSKRIKVTEMNHQPQKDMRQNLEDRATKAKHKQAKPVPQKNKVTKIVDGNKYDSTPIAHRTRHTGRNNLYESPELCSNKNLKKATVGEVRNNHSEHVLERPMISERTTEYGSGSVLKENTENTCANNAQGLQQSTDASIRHTSANVAQNLEPLRDEPTTHVFRREPSSHPKQRRTPTAVVQAKAPAVTEAATGHDVTRPSKKRRIFISSSELLTYARRERSDCRSTSLLSSIITQSSAASPVLDSSSGVNSKTSGFSSSDRRQKKSPGVKNASNSPKCNSPVLNSALKTSSKVVNKLSPTFSPLNPSKASNRSLLKSSVAKELLELDPENALPSRYRKDSRRKDMTSCSIIFSHHLDEDVIKRQKKILARLGAHEALSVADATHFVADGFYRTKNMLEAVTRGKLVVTSMWLESCGAAGCFVNDKKYILRDAKKEKEMGFSMPISLASACKSPLLLGKRVFVTQNVKPSREVVTSLVSASSGQPLERMGRSIRKEKEAPDDLLVISCEEDYQTCAPLIEKGVDVFDAELLLNGMVTQKLDYERHRLFLDRVKQTRSTRWLKDGAHGRFVPISKS; encoded by the exons ATGGACGGCGGGGAGACCCAGGTCGTGGACGACGGAGGGACGCCGCCGTTGG GGTCTCCAGTTAGCTCCGGCGCCACGACCCAGAGCGGGGGCGAGGAGGATGACAACGGTCTGAGATTAGGGTCTCCAGTTAGCTCCGGTGACACGACGCAGAGCGGGGGCgaggacgatggcggcggcggcggcgtgctgtATGGCGAGACGCAGCCGCTGGACAATGACGAGGAGACCGAGGCGATTGATGATGAAtttgagggggagggggaggagaggatGTCTGATGACACGCAGGTGGTGGAGGACTCAGAGGATGATGCGGGTGGCGTCGCTGGGCAGACGCAGGCggtagaggaggaagagggagatgGTGGCAGCACGGAGGATGAAGCTGGTGATGGGGATAGGACTCAGTTGATTGAAGAATGCGAGGTTGAGGATGGTGGGAGCGGAGAGACCGAGTTGGTCGAGGAATGTCAGGAAGAGGAGAGAGTAAATGATAGCAGTGATGATGAGGCTGCTGTTCAACGGGGGACGACCCAGTTGGTCGACGAATGTCAGGAAGAGGAGAGGGTAAATGATAGCAGCGATGATGATGCTGCCGATCAACGTGGGATGACCCAGTTGGTTGAAGACTCGGATAAAGAGatgggtgatgatggtgatgatgagttGAGCCAGGGCACTCAAGTGCAAAGTGACGATGAGAGCCTGCCAAATAATGAGACAGTTGTGAAGGATTATGCCGAGGATTCGGTAGATTCTGATGCTTCCACGGAAGAAGAGGGTGACACAG TCAGAAGTTTGGAACGAGGGAAAAGGCATGATTTGACCAATGGAACAGTTCTCCGAACGGAAATT AGCCATGAAAAAGACGGGAGTAAAAGCAAAGGCAGGTGCTCAACAGCAAAGAAGCTTTTTACCGACACAACGAACGAAGAGAATGAAATCAAGAGCAGGTGTTTTGCTGGACTAAGCTATCTCGGATCACAGGAGCCTGGTGAGTTATCTCAAGCAAATGCTTTGGACTTTGTGGAAGGGTTGATCTCAATTAATGGCGGCATATCGTCTCAAGAACcaacaccaaaaaaattagaaaAAGCAAAGCCACCTGTTTCAATTAAGATGGGAACTTTACTATTGGCTGAGAAGGTTGACCGGCATAGAAGTTCCAGAGGAAAGGCAGAAGTCTTTGCATGGGTGGATAGTCGCGAGGATGATGGCGGAGGTGATTTTTTCAGGAAAAACAAGGATATCTTGTTGCAACAATCAGCTGGCAGAGGGAAATCAAACATTCCCAGGCCAAAGAAGTGCTCCACAAAAATTGCACCTCCTGACAAGAAAATAATAGAGGGATGCAAAAGGAGAACGAAGTCCAAACCTTGTGAGAAGACTGAAACTTTACCTTCATCGGATTCGAGACTACTAAAAAGTGAGGTGAAGAGTAAGAAGGCTTCTGGAAAAAGGACTAAGAAAAACCTTTTGAAAGACTTGGATGATCATCTATCAACTGCCAAACCTATTAAAAGACAGCTGGAAAAGGTCAGTGTGGATTTGCATGATGTTGGTCAGGATACTCAAATGGCCATCGAAGCTATAGAAGCACTGGCACAAAGTTCCCCTGCTGAAAACTTGTCAGCCGAAGTTGAACCTCCAATGAAGAGAGATCTGAGAGTTGTATCTAAAGTAGAAAAAAGTAACCCAAAGAGTGACCCTCCTAGAAAGAGAACCAGCAGCGTCCAGGAAGGTGTCACGACACGTTCTAAAAGAATAAAAGTAACTGAGATGAACCACCAACCTCAGAAAGACATGCGACAAAATTTAGAAGATCGTGCAACAAAGGCGAAACATAAGCAGGCAAAGCCAGTACCACAGAAGAATAAAGTTACGAAGATAGTCGATGGAAATAAGTATGACAGTACACCTATTGCTCATCGAACAAGGCACACTGGTAGAAATAACCTCTATGAGTCTCCTGAGTTATGTTCTAATAAGAACTTAAAGAAGGCCACTGTTGGAGAAGTAAGAAATAATCATAGTGAACATGTACTCGAGAGACCGATGATTAGTGAGAGAACCACAGAATATGGTTCGGGTTCTGTGTTAAAAGAAAACACAGAGAATACATGTGCAAATAATGCTCAGGGTCTTCAGCAAAGTACTGATGCAAGCATACGGCATACCAGTGCAAATGTTGCTCAGAACCTTGAACCATTAAGAGATGAACCAACAACTCATGTCTTCCGCAGAGAGCCCTCATCTCACCCCAAACAGAGAAGAACACCTACTGCAGTTGTACAGGCAAAGGCTCCTGCAGTTACCGAGGCTGCTACAGGTCATGATGTGACAAGGCCATCCAAGAAAAGACGGATTTTTATTAGCAGTTCAGAACTGCTAACGTATGCAAGGAGGGAGCGCTCCGATTGCAGATCAACTTCTTTGCTGTCTAGTATTATCACACAATCATCAGCTGCTTCTCCTGTACTTGATTCTTCATCGGGAGTTAACAGCAAAACTTCTGGTTTTAGTAGCTCTGATCGGCGACAAAAGAAATCACCCGGTGTTAAGAATGCAAGCAACTCACCAAAATGTAACTCTCCAGTTCTGAATAGTGCCCTGAAAACATCTTCTAAAGTGGTAAACAAATTGTCACCTACTTTCAGTCCTCTAAATCCATCAAAAGCTTCAAATAGGAGCTTGTTGAAATCCTCTGTTGCCAAAGAGCTGCTGGAGTTAGATCCTGAAAATGCTCTACCAAGTCGATACCGAAAGGATTCTAGAAGAAAAGATATGACGAGTTGCAGTATTATTTTCAGCCATCATTTGGATGAGGATGTGATCAAGCGTCAGAAGAAG ATCTTGGCACGCTTAGGAGCCCATGAAGCACTTTCCGTTGCAGATGCAACACATTTTGTGGCGGATGGTTTTTACCGCACAAAGAATATGCTGGAGGCAGTTACACGTGGCAAACTGGTAGTGACATCAATGTGGCTTGAAAGTTGTGGAGCAGCAGGCTGTTTTGTAAACGATAAGAAGTATATTCTGAGGGATGCCAAAAAGGAAAAGGAGATGGGTTTCAGCATGCCTATATCACTGGCCTCAGCTTGCAAGAGTCCTTTGCTGTTG GGGAAAAGAGTGTTTGTGACACAAAATGTGAAGCCAAGTCGAGAGGTGGTGACTAGCTTGGTTTCCGCATCTTCTGGGCAG CCATTGGAGAGGATGGGTAGGTCCATAAGGAAGGAAAAGGAAGCACCAGATGACCTACTGGTCATCTCATGTGAAGAGGACTACCAAACATGCGCTCCACTCATCGAGAAAG GTGTTGATGTTTTCGATGCGGAGCTTCTGCTGAACGGTATGGTCACCCAGAAGCTCGATTACGAGAG GCACCGCCTTTTCTTGGACCGTGTGAAGCAGACCCGCTCGACGAGGTGGCTGAAAGACGGTGCCCACGGGCGGTTTGTGCCCATATCGAAGAGTTGA
- the LOC123180430 gene encoding mediator of DNA damage checkpoint protein 1 isoform X1 — translation MDGGETQVVDDGGTPPLGSPVSSGATTQSGGEEDDNGLRLGSPVSSGDTTQSGGEDDGGGGGVLYGETQPLDNDEETEAIDDEFEGEGEERMSDDTQVVEDSEDDAGGVAGQTQAVEEEEGDGGSTEDEAGDGDRTQLIEECEVEDGGSGETELVEECQEEERVNDSSDDEAAVQRGTTQLVDECQEEERVNDSSDDDAADQRGMTQLVEDSDKEMGDDGDDELSQGTQVQSDDESLPNNETVVKDYAEDSVDSDASTEEEGDTVRSLERGKRHDLTNGTVLRTEIVDNSTSCNAFFGDCPGRGIDDGSFGYVQSHEKDGSKSKGRCSTAKKLFTDTTNEENEIKSRCFAGLSYLGSQEPGELSQANALDFVEGLISINGGISSQEPTPKKLEKAKPPVSIKMGTLLLAEKVDRHRSSRGKAEVFAWVDSREDDGGGDFFRKNKDILLQQSAGRGKSNIPRPKKCSTKIAPPDKKIIEGCKRRTKSKPCEKTETLPSSDSRLLKSEVKSKKASGKRTKKNLLKDLDDHLSTAKPIKRQLEKVSVDLHDVGQDTQMAIEAIEALAQSSPAENLSAEVEPPMKRDLRVVSKVEKSNPKSDPPRKRTSSVQEGVTTRSKRIKVTEMNHQPQKDMRQNLEDRATKAKHKQAKPVPQKNKVTKIVDGNKYDSTPIAHRTRHTGRNNLYESPELCSNKNLKKATVGEVRNNHSEHVLERPMISERTTEYGSGSVLKENTENTCANNAQGLQQSTDASIRHTSANVAQNLEPLRDEPTTHVFRREPSSHPKQRRTPTAVVQAKAPAVTEAATGHDVTRPSKKRRIFISSSELLTYARRERSDCRSTSLLSSIITQSSAASPVLDSSSGVNSKTSGFSSSDRRQKKSPGVKNASNSPKCNSPVLNSALKTSSKVVNKLSPTFSPLNPSKASNRSLLKSSVAKELLELDPENALPSRYRKDSRRKDMTSCSIIFSHHLDEDVIKRQKKILARLGAHEALSVADATHFVADGFYRTKNMLEAVTRGKLVVTSMWLESCGAAGCFVNDKKYILRDAKKEKEMGFSMPISLASACKSPLLLGKRVFVTQNVKPSREVVTSLVSASSGQPLERMGRSIRKEKEAPDDLLVISCEEDYQTCAPLIEKGVDVFDAELLLNGMVTQKLDYERHRLFLDRVKQTRSTRWLKDGAHGRFVPISKS, via the exons ATGGACGGCGGGGAGACCCAGGTCGTGGACGACGGAGGGACGCCGCCGTTGG GGTCTCCAGTTAGCTCCGGCGCCACGACCCAGAGCGGGGGCGAGGAGGATGACAACGGTCTGAGATTAGGGTCTCCAGTTAGCTCCGGTGACACGACGCAGAGCGGGGGCgaggacgatggcggcggcggcggcgtgctgtATGGCGAGACGCAGCCGCTGGACAATGACGAGGAGACCGAGGCGATTGATGATGAAtttgagggggagggggaggagaggatGTCTGATGACACGCAGGTGGTGGAGGACTCAGAGGATGATGCGGGTGGCGTCGCTGGGCAGACGCAGGCggtagaggaggaagagggagatgGTGGCAGCACGGAGGATGAAGCTGGTGATGGGGATAGGACTCAGTTGATTGAAGAATGCGAGGTTGAGGATGGTGGGAGCGGAGAGACCGAGTTGGTCGAGGAATGTCAGGAAGAGGAGAGAGTAAATGATAGCAGTGATGATGAGGCTGCTGTTCAACGGGGGACGACCCAGTTGGTCGACGAATGTCAGGAAGAGGAGAGGGTAAATGATAGCAGCGATGATGATGCTGCCGATCAACGTGGGATGACCCAGTTGGTTGAAGACTCGGATAAAGAGatgggtgatgatggtgatgatgagttGAGCCAGGGCACTCAAGTGCAAAGTGACGATGAGAGCCTGCCAAATAATGAGACAGTTGTGAAGGATTATGCCGAGGATTCGGTAGATTCTGATGCTTCCACGGAAGAAGAGGGTGACACAG TCAGAAGTTTGGAACGAGGGAAAAGGCATGATTTGACCAATGGAACAGTTCTCCGAACGGAAATTGTAGACAACTCTACCTCGTGTAATGCGTTCTTTGGTGATTGCCCAGGTCGTGGGATTGATGACGGGTCTTTTGGTTATGTACAGAGCCATGAAAAAGACGGGAGTAAAAGCAAAGGCAGGTGCTCAACAGCAAAGAAGCTTTTTACCGACACAACGAACGAAGAGAATGAAATCAAGAGCAGGTGTTTTGCTGGACTAAGCTATCTCGGATCACAGGAGCCTGGTGAGTTATCTCAAGCAAATGCTTTGGACTTTGTGGAAGGGTTGATCTCAATTAATGGCGGCATATCGTCTCAAGAACcaacaccaaaaaaattagaaaAAGCAAAGCCACCTGTTTCAATTAAGATGGGAACTTTACTATTGGCTGAGAAGGTTGACCGGCATAGAAGTTCCAGAGGAAAGGCAGAAGTCTTTGCATGGGTGGATAGTCGCGAGGATGATGGCGGAGGTGATTTTTTCAGGAAAAACAAGGATATCTTGTTGCAACAATCAGCTGGCAGAGGGAAATCAAACATTCCCAGGCCAAAGAAGTGCTCCACAAAAATTGCACCTCCTGACAAGAAAATAATAGAGGGATGCAAAAGGAGAACGAAGTCCAAACCTTGTGAGAAGACTGAAACTTTACCTTCATCGGATTCGAGACTACTAAAAAGTGAGGTGAAGAGTAAGAAGGCTTCTGGAAAAAGGACTAAGAAAAACCTTTTGAAAGACTTGGATGATCATCTATCAACTGCCAAACCTATTAAAAGACAGCTGGAAAAGGTCAGTGTGGATTTGCATGATGTTGGTCAGGATACTCAAATGGCCATCGAAGCTATAGAAGCACTGGCACAAAGTTCCCCTGCTGAAAACTTGTCAGCCGAAGTTGAACCTCCAATGAAGAGAGATCTGAGAGTTGTATCTAAAGTAGAAAAAAGTAACCCAAAGAGTGACCCTCCTAGAAAGAGAACCAGCAGCGTCCAGGAAGGTGTCACGACACGTTCTAAAAGAATAAAAGTAACTGAGATGAACCACCAACCTCAGAAAGACATGCGACAAAATTTAGAAGATCGTGCAACAAAGGCGAAACATAAGCAGGCAAAGCCAGTACCACAGAAGAATAAAGTTACGAAGATAGTCGATGGAAATAAGTATGACAGTACACCTATTGCTCATCGAACAAGGCACACTGGTAGAAATAACCTCTATGAGTCTCCTGAGTTATGTTCTAATAAGAACTTAAAGAAGGCCACTGTTGGAGAAGTAAGAAATAATCATAGTGAACATGTACTCGAGAGACCGATGATTAGTGAGAGAACCACAGAATATGGTTCGGGTTCTGTGTTAAAAGAAAACACAGAGAATACATGTGCAAATAATGCTCAGGGTCTTCAGCAAAGTACTGATGCAAGCATACGGCATACCAGTGCAAATGTTGCTCAGAACCTTGAACCATTAAGAGATGAACCAACAACTCATGTCTTCCGCAGAGAGCCCTCATCTCACCCCAAACAGAGAAGAACACCTACTGCAGTTGTACAGGCAAAGGCTCCTGCAGTTACCGAGGCTGCTACAGGTCATGATGTGACAAGGCCATCCAAGAAAAGACGGATTTTTATTAGCAGTTCAGAACTGCTAACGTATGCAAGGAGGGAGCGCTCCGATTGCAGATCAACTTCTTTGCTGTCTAGTATTATCACACAATCATCAGCTGCTTCTCCTGTACTTGATTCTTCATCGGGAGTTAACAGCAAAACTTCTGGTTTTAGTAGCTCTGATCGGCGACAAAAGAAATCACCCGGTGTTAAGAATGCAAGCAACTCACCAAAATGTAACTCTCCAGTTCTGAATAGTGCCCTGAAAACATCTTCTAAAGTGGTAAACAAATTGTCACCTACTTTCAGTCCTCTAAATCCATCAAAAGCTTCAAATAGGAGCTTGTTGAAATCCTCTGTTGCCAAAGAGCTGCTGGAGTTAGATCCTGAAAATGCTCTACCAAGTCGATACCGAAAGGATTCTAGAAGAAAAGATATGACGAGTTGCAGTATTATTTTCAGCCATCATTTGGATGAGGATGTGATCAAGCGTCAGAAGAAG ATCTTGGCACGCTTAGGAGCCCATGAAGCACTTTCCGTTGCAGATGCAACACATTTTGTGGCGGATGGTTTTTACCGCACAAAGAATATGCTGGAGGCAGTTACACGTGGCAAACTGGTAGTGACATCAATGTGGCTTGAAAGTTGTGGAGCAGCAGGCTGTTTTGTAAACGATAAGAAGTATATTCTGAGGGATGCCAAAAAGGAAAAGGAGATGGGTTTCAGCATGCCTATATCACTGGCCTCAGCTTGCAAGAGTCCTTTGCTGTTG GGGAAAAGAGTGTTTGTGACACAAAATGTGAAGCCAAGTCGAGAGGTGGTGACTAGCTTGGTTTCCGCATCTTCTGGGCAG CCATTGGAGAGGATGGGTAGGTCCATAAGGAAGGAAAAGGAAGCACCAGATGACCTACTGGTCATCTCATGTGAAGAGGACTACCAAACATGCGCTCCACTCATCGAGAAAG GTGTTGATGTTTTCGATGCGGAGCTTCTGCTGAACGGTATGGTCACCCAGAAGCTCGATTACGAGAG GCACCGCCTTTTCTTGGACCGTGTGAAGCAGACCCGCTCGACGAGGTGGCTGAAAGACGGTGCCCACGGGCGGTTTGTGCCCATATCGAAGAGTTGA
- the LOC123180431 gene encoding nucleolar MIF4G domain-containing protein 1, which translates to MTGKEEQKSRKEKRKEARSEKHKLRFLSWVQHQGGKNKKTAVVSMEPSPAEEVKPKKEPKKRRREPEDSHKSKSKFQEYLEMEMGGAAVGREEDLEMERKLAKKLRVKKGKLGGPDDGMDDLFADLGFCGDYGSDGETEDTKPEKKKRKRKNKNLKDDAMEEGSGKVVDDSKVDKKKKKRKNKKVKDDASEEPGGGGVEMAEESDVSVHESEDEVLNAVETPPVSKAKYVPPSLRAISSSESEEISLLRRRVRGLLNRLSESNVESITQEVAAIFRSVPRGVGCQLIGDEVLASCSRGPRGNEQYAAVFAAFIAGMTCLVGMDFSAKILSSLAKSFEDEYSKDDGLSVRNLMLLFSYLCIFDVIACDLVYDLLSVLSERLTELDVSTVLTILQCCGMKLRGDDPGAMKDFVLSIQNLVRQSKLRSAGREDGKADLHSKRMEFMLETICDIKNNKKRSKEDPSQHTRVKKWLQKLKSEDILLRGLKWSKLLDPEKKGQWWLSGDVSSTAGNVEDVAAVISKEVVEAQKLVHLAAAQRMNTDIRRAIFCIIMSAEDYVDAFDKILRLDLSGKQDREIMRVIVDCCLQEKTFNKYYTVLASKLCSHDKNHKFSLQYCIWDRFKELDEMELNRSMNLAKLVAEMLASFSLSLAALKVVNLANPVEMTPKKTMHFRMMFETLMQKEDSLMWNVFTRIAGNPELELLRDGIVMFVRQHVIAKDAGKELAGKFKIAKKALDNSAGVLM; encoded by the exons ATGACTG gGAAGGAAGAGCAGAAGTCTCGCAAGGAGAAGCGAAAGGAAGCGAGATCGGAGAAGCACAAGCTGCGGTTTCTCTCTTGGGTTCAGCACCAG GGTGGCAAAAATAAGAAGACTGCAGTGGTGTCCATGGAACCTAGTCCAGCAGAGGAGGTAAAACCAAAGAAAGAACccaagaagaggaggagggagccTGAGGATAGCCACAAGTCCAAGTCCAAATTCCAGGAGTATCTTGAAATGGAGATGGGTGGTGCTGCTGTGGGCAGAGAGGAGGATCTGGAGATGGAGAGGAAGCTTGCAAAAAAGCTCAGGGTGAAGAAAGGAAAGCTGGGAGGTCCGGATGATGGTATGGACGATCTTTTTGCGGACCTCGGATTTTGCGGTGACTATGGTTCGGATGGTGAAACAGAAGATACTAAACCAGAAAAGAAGAAAcggaaaaggaaaaataagaatcTGAAGGATGATGCAATGGAGGAGGGCAGTGGGAAGGTAGTCGATGATAGTAAGGtagacaagaagaaaaagaagaggaaaaataaGAAAGTGAAGGACGATGCTTCGGAGGAACCGGGTGGTGGAGGTGTGGAAATGGCTGAAGAAAGTGATGTATCAGTTCATGAATCTGAGGATGAAGTGCTTAATGCGGTTGAAACGCCTCCTGTGTCAAAGGCGAAGTATGTACCTCCTAGTCTCCGTGCTATTTCTAGTTCAGAATCAGAAGAAATCTCCCTGTTACGCCGGAGAGTGAGAG GACTTCTGAACAGGCTTTCGGAGTCCAATGTGGAGTCTATTACTCAGGAAGTTGCTGCAATTTTTCGC TCGGTTCCACGAGGTGTTGGCTGTCAGTTAATTGGTGATGAAGTTTTGGCAAGTTGTTCCCGGGGACCTCGTGGCAATGAACA GTATGCTGCTGTATTTGCAGCCTTTATTGCTGGTATGACATGCTTGGTTGGTATGGACTTTAGTGCCAAAATCCTTTCCTCTCTTGCGAAATCTTTTGAG GATGAGTACTCAAAAGACGATGGGTTATCAGTGAGAAATCTTATGTTACTTTTCTCATATTTGTGCATATTCGACGTCATTGCATG CGATCTTGTGTATGATCTTCTCTCAGTGCTGAGTGAGCGCTTAACAGAGCTGGATGTCTCAACAGTGTTAACCATCCTGCAGT GCTGTGGAATGAAGCTGCGGGGAGATGACCCAGGTGCAATGAAAGATTTTGTACTCAGCATTCAGAACTTGGTAAGGCAGTCCAAATTGCGCTCAGCTGGCCGAGAAGATGGAAAAGCAGATCTACATAGTAAACGA ATGGAGTTTATGCTTGAGACGATATGTGACATTAAGAACAACAAGAAAAGGTCCAAAGAGGATCCTTCACAGCATACCCGTGTAAAAAAGTGGCTTCAAAAG CTAAAGTCAGAAGATATCCTCTTGCGCGGGCTAAAATGGAGTAAGCTGTTGGATCCTGAGAAAAAAGGGCAGTGGTGGTTGTCAGGGGATGTATCGTCCACAGCAGGCAATGTTGAAGATGTTGCAGCAGTTATCAGCAAGGAGGTTGTAGAGGCACAGAAACTGGTTCATCTTGCAGCCGCCCAGCGGATGAACACAGATATACGAAGAGCAATCTTTTGCATCATAATGAGCGCCGAAGACTATGTAGACGCTTTTGACAAGATCCTGAGGCTGGACCTATCTGGGAAGCAG GATCGAGAAATTATGAGAGTCATTGTTGACTGTTGTCTGCAGGAAAAGACTTTCAATAAATATTACACAGTCCTTGCCTCCAAGCTATGCAGCCATGATAAGAATCATAAGTTCAGTTTACAG TACTGCATCTGGGACCGTTTTAAGGAGCTAGATGAGATGGAGTTGAATCGGTCCATGAACCTTGCCAAACTAGTTGCAGAGATGCTCGCAAGCTTCTCCCTGTCGCTGGCAGCACTGAAGGTTGTCAACCTGGCGAACCCGGTGGAGATGACCCCCAAAAAGACCATGCATTTCAGGATGATGTTCGAGACCTTGATGCAGAAAGAAGACTCGCTTATGTGGAACGTCTTTACCCGTATCGCCGGGAACCCGGAGCTCGAGCTCTTGAGAGATGGAATCGTGATGTTCGTCCGACAGCATGTGATCGCCAAGGACGCAGGGAAGGAGCTGGCTGGCAAATTCAAGATCGCCAAGAAGGCGCTTGATAACTCTGCTGGAGTTTTGATGTAA
- the LOC123180432 gene encoding probable calcium-binding protein CML22: protein MGGAASRLAAPIKHRRVERELDNKVAEALRERAKARTKTFRSVNSITMRLPRFKDGLKDIRDVFDHYDTDSNGTIDNEELRSCLSKLEVRMSEKEADDVHRYCDVDSRKGIQFQEFVVLICLMYLLFGPNVTRRVSEFESEKLNYIFDELIDAFLFFNRDGDGKVTRKDVTQRMNEESDRERTPTHITTQLFKEMDLNKNGKVNLKEFLFSMIRWAGLEPEEGDESNDTSP, encoded by the exons ATGGGTGGCGCGGCGTCGAGGCTCGCCGCCCCGATAAAGCACCGGCGGGTGGAGAGGGAGCTGGACAACAAGGTGGCGGAGGCGCTGCGGGAGCGGGCCAAGGCGAGGACGAAGACGTTCCGGTCGGTGAACAGCATCACCATGCGCCTCCCTCGCTTCAAGGACGGCCTCAAGGACATCCGGGACGTCTTCGACCACTACG ACACGGACTCCAACGGGACGATCGACAACGAGGAGCTGCGGAGCTGCCTGAGCAAGCTCGAGGTGCGGATGTCGGAGAAGGAGGCCGACGACGTGCACCGCTACTGCGACGTCGACAGCCGCAAGGGTATCCAGTTCCAGGAGTTCGTCGTCCTCATATGCCTTATGTACCTGCTCTTCGGCCCCAACGTCACACGCCGG GTTTCCGAGTTCGAGTCGGAGAAGCTCAACTACATCTTCGACGAGCTCATCGACGCCTTCCTCTTCTTCAACAGGGACGGCGACGGCAAGGTGACCAGGAAAGACGTCACCCAGAGGATGAACGAGGAGTCTGACCGGGAGAGGACGCCCACCCACATAACCACACAGCTCTTCA AGGAGATGGACCTGAACAAGAACGGCAAGGTGAACCTCAAGGAGTtcctcttctccatgatcagatggGCTGGGCTCGAGCCTGAGGAAGGAGATGAAAGCAACGACACTTCTCCCTAG